In the Clostridium estertheticum genome, one interval contains:
- a CDS encoding tyrosine-type recombinase/integrase, translated as TLDTNLNCKQIPRHRRNRKFPNILTKDEIQSLFNACDNLRDKSILMTLYGAGLRLNEVSCLKVSDIDSKKMQLFIRNGKGSKDRYALLSQDNLEILRDYWKEYHPKEWLFYSRNNTGTHINSRSVQN; from the coding sequence CAACCTTGGATACTAATTTAAATTGTAAACAAATACCTCGCCACCGCAGAAATCGTAAGTTCCCAAATATTCTTACTAAAGATGAAATTCAAAGCCTCTTCAATGCCTGCGATAATTTAAGAGATAAATCCATCTTAATGACCCTCTACGGTGCAGGATTAAGACTTAACGAAGTCTCATGTCTAAAAGTTTCAGATATTGATAGTAAAAAAATGCAACTATTTATCCGTAATGGTAAAGGTTCCAAAGATAGATATGCATTACTTTCACAGGACAATCTAGAAATACTCAGAGATTACTGGAAAGAATACCACCCTAAAGAATGGCTTTTTTATAGCAGAAATAATACCGGCACCCATATTAACTCCAGATCAGTACAAAAC